A genomic region of Zygotorulaspora mrakii chromosome 7, complete sequence contains the following coding sequences:
- the CTS1 gene encoding chitinase (similar to Saccharomyces cerevisiae CTS1 (YLR286C); ancestral locus Anc_6.80): protein MLKSLFSYALFLLLAKVNAVFDADSKQNVALYWGQNSAGTQQSLGSYCESSDADIYLLSFLYRFPTIGLDFANACFETFSDGTLHCSQIAEDIKTCQSLGKKVFLSMGGASGAYGFADDNSARDFAQVLWNTFGEGSGSEKRPFDDAVLDGFDLDIENNNPTGYAALVDELRSLFPQGSKQYYISAAPQCPYPDASVGNAMQNADIDFAFIQFYNNYCNVDRMFNWDTWIEYAQTVSPNKNIKLYLGLPGAATAAGSGYISDLSLVKKTIQDISSSEYFGGIAMWDASQAFSNQVDGESYVAQIKNILEDNTQDSQATSTDVTSTLVPTSSSKNLNSGSTFSEASSTTSDTSTEPTRTTFSSAAQVTVSASTAASSSSTFLAASSSSSGGKTTLAPSEPTLTSTSDSSAQTRTLSPSFSSSAASSPAHDAAQQLNAQYAAGKYNGESSCTSGQIACASSGEFAICNFGSWVNMACSAGTTCYAYDDGSTVTTGCNFANLKSDYVD from the coding sequence CAAAATTCCGCTGGCACTCAGCAATCACTTGGCAGCTACTGTGAATCGTCAGACGCTGACATATATCTActttcctttttatatCGGTTTCCCACCATTGGTTTAGATTTTGCAAACGCTTGCTTTGAGACCTTCTCAGACGGGACTTTACATTGTTCACAGATTGCCGAGGATATTAAGACCTGTCAATCTTTaggaaaaaaagtttttctaTCTATGGGCGGTGCTTCTGGTGCATATGGATTTGCTGACGACAATTCTGCCAGGGATTTTGCCCAAGTGCTTTGGAATACTTTCGGTGAGGGCAGCGGTTCTGAAAAACGTCCGTTTGACGATGCTGTCCTTGATGGGTTTGATCTCGACATCGAAAACAATAATCCTACAGGTTACGCTGCTCTAGTGGATGAATTGAGATCGCTTTTCCCTCAAGGCTCCAAACAGTATTATATCAGCGCAGCACCTCAATGCCCGTACCCTGATGCCTCTGTCGGAAACGCAATGCAGAATGCTGACATCGATTTCGCATTTATTCAATTCTACAACAACTACTGTAATGTTGATAGAATGTTCAACTGGGACACATGGATTGAGTATGCTCAAACGGTGTCGccaaacaaaaatatcaagttGTATTTAGGTTTACCGGGCGCGGCAACAGCGGCTGGTAGTGGTTACATTTCGGATTTATCTTTGGTAAAGAAAACCATTCAAGATATTTCTTCCAGTGAATATTTTGGTGGTATCGCTATGTGGGACGCTTCTCAAGCTTTTAGCAACCAGGTTGATGGTGAATCTTACGTTGCTCAAATTAAAAACATTTTGGAGGACAATACACAAGACAGTCAGGCGACGTCAACAGATGTTACATCTACTCTGGTCCCAACTTCTTCAAGTAAGAATCTGAATAGCGGAAGTACATTTTCAGAAGCAAGCTCTACTACCAGCGACACCTCCACCGAACCAACTAGAACAACTTTTTCCAGTGCGGCGCAGGTGACAGTCTCCGCCTCTACTGCTGCTAGCAGTTCCAGCACCTTCTTAGCAGCTTCCTCAAGCAGCAGTGGTGGTAAGACTACTTTGGCTCCCAGTGAGCCAACTTTGACTTCTACATCGGACAGCTCGGCGCAAACAAGAACGTTATCCCCCTCTTTCTCTAGTTCAGCTGCTTCATCTCCCGCACACGATGCTGCTCAACAATTGAATGCACAATATGCTGCTGGTAAGTATAACGGTGAATCCTCATGCACTTCAGGACAAATTGCATGTGCCTCAAGCGGTGAATTCGCCATATGTAATTTCGGTTCATGGGTTAATATGGCTTGCTCAGCAGGTACGACATGTTATGCATACGATGATGGTTCGACGGTCACAACGGGCTGCAACTTCGCCAATTTGAAGTCCGATTATGTTGATTGA